The Streptosporangiales bacterium genomic interval CATGCCCAGCACGTCGAACACCATCTCCCCGTACGCGAACCGCTCGGTGACGCGCGCGAGCAGCCGCTCCACGTCGCCGCCGCTGAGGTACATCAGCAGCCCCTCCGCGACGACGAGCACGGGGCGGCCGGTGACGGGCACCTCGTCCAACCAGCCGAGCTCGGTGACCGAGGAGCCGACCAGATGGTAGTTGTCGCGCCGTGGGTAGAGGCGCCGGCGCAGCTCGACGACGTCGGGGAAGTCGACGTCGTACCACGGTGCGGTGTCCGGGACGTCGAGGCGGAACGCGCGGCTGTCGAGCCCGCAGCCGAGCTGGAGCACGGTGGCGTCGGGATGCCTGGCGAGGAACGCACGCGTCCAGGTGTCCAGCCGGTTCGCCCGCACCACGATGGAAGCGTCGCTCGACATCAGCCGCACCTTGAGGCGGTTGTACCCGTCGATCCGGTCGAGCACGTCAGCCGACCATTTGTCGCCGAGGATCGACTCCGGCGAGCGGTAGTCGAGCGCCTTGCAGCCCAGCGTGAACAGCAAGGTCTCCTTGACGCCGCTGAGGTGCACCTTCTCCCGCTGATCGCTCGTCATGATGTCCGTTGCCTCCTGTCGTAGGCGTAGATCCACGCACGGTACGGGGGCAGCAGCGCCTCATACAGCGCGATCGCCTCCTCGGCCGCGACGGTGAGTGCCTCCCGGTCCGGCGGTTCCGGCGGCTCGAACGCGTGCCTGACGGTGTACGCGAGCGTGGCCACCTCGCGTCAGTCGGTGCCGAACTCCATCGCGGCGCGGTCGAGCATCTCGTCGTCACCGGAGATCTCGCCACGCGAGGCGATGGCTTCGGCGCCACCCTGCGGCACCGCGCCGACCAGTCCCGTCGACGCCGCCTGGGCGGCGCCGATGAGCGCATGACGGGTGATCCCGATCATGCCGAGGCCGGCGTACTGCTCGAGCTTGGCGCGCGAGTCGGCGATGTCGAGGTTGCGCATGGTGAGCTGGCCGATCCGGTCCACCGGACCGAACGCCGAGTCCTCGGTGCGCTCCATCGACAACTTGTCCGGGTGGTAGCTGAAGGCCGGGCCCGAGGTGTCCAGGATCGAGTAGTCCTCACCGCGCCGCAGCCGGAGCGTCACCTCGCCGGTGACCGCCGTACCGACCCAGCGCTGCAGCGACTCTCGCAACATCAGCGCCTGCGGGTCGAGCCAGCGGCCCTCGTACATCAGCCGGCCGAGCCGCCGGCCCTCGTGGTGGTAGCTCGCCAGGGTGTCCTCGTTGTGGATCGCGTTGACCAGCCGTTCGTACGCCGCGTGCAGCAACGCCATCCCAGGCGCCTCGTAGATGCCGCGGCTCTTGGCCTCGATCACCCGGTTCTCGATCTGGTCCGACATGCCCATGCCGTGCCGTCCACCGATCGCGTTCGCCTCGTTCACCAGGTCGACCGGGGTGGCGAACTCCTTGCCGTCGATGGTCACCGGACGGCCCTGGCCGAAGCCGATCGTCACGGTCTCGGCGGCGATCTCGACCGCGGGGTCCCAGAACCGCACGCCCATGATCGGGTCCACGGTCTCGATGCCGGTGTCGAGGTGCTCCAGGGTCTTGGCCTCGTGGGTGGCGCCCCAGATGTTGGCGTCGGTCGAGTAGGCCCTCTCGGTGCTGTCGCGGTAGGGCAGGTCGTGGGCGAGCAGCCACTCCGACATCTCCCTGCGGCCGCCCATCTCGGACACGAAGTCCGCGTCGAGCCAGGGCTTGTAGATGCGCAGGTGGGGGTTCGCGAGCAGGCCGTACCGGTAGAACCGTTCGATGTCGTTGCCCTTGAACGTCGAGCCGTCGCCCCAGATCTGTACGTCGTCCTCGAGCATCGCCCGGACCAGCAGGGTCCCCGTGACGGCACGACCGAGCGGCGTGGTGTTGAAGTAGGCGCGCCCGGCCGAGCGGATGTGGAACGCACCGCAGGTCAGTGCGGCGAGGCCCTCCTCGACCAGCGCGGCGCGGCAGTCGACCAGGCGCGCGATCTCGGCGCCGTACGTCGTCGCGCGGCCTGGTACCGAGGCGATGTCGGGCTCGTCGTACTGACCGATGTCGGCGGTGTAGGTGCACGGGACGGCACCCTTGTCGCGCATCCACGCGACCGCGACCGAGGTATCGAGGCCGCCCGAGAAGGCGATGCCGACGCGCTCGCCGGTGGGCAGGGAGGTGAGAACCTTGGACATGGGAAAAGTATGCATCGTTGTGCATGATCATGCAAAGTGTCGCTGCCTCCGCTCGGGTGGTCGTGACGGCCCGTATCGTTCCGCACACGGGGTGGTCCGAGACGTCGTCGGAGGTTGGTCATGGCCCGGTCCGCCGTACCCGGCGGCCACGTCGGCACCGATCCCGCGACGCTGTGGTGCGAGATCCGGCGGCAGGTTCGGACCTTCCGGGTACGGCCTCGACCGTCGACTCGCCGGTCGTCGCCGTCGGCCAGGTCAGGGCAGTGACGCGGGCAGCCCGAAGTGCGCGAACTGGTCTGCGCCGATGAACGTGGTGACCTCGGCGATCCGCTCGCCGCGCAGGGTCAGCACGGTGATCGACCAGGCGAGGTGCGCGCCGGCGTCGTCGTCCCAGAGGTAGAACCCCACGGCCGGCTGGCCGTTCGCGCCGGTCGGCAGGTGCCGCCACGAGCCGCATCCGGTCAGCGGGACCCGGACGGCGAAGTCGGTGACGGCCTCGAGGCCGTGGTACCAGT includes:
- the argG gene encoding argininosuccinate synthase, coding for MSKVLTSLPTGERVGIAFSGGLDTSVAVAWMRDKGAVPCTYTADIGQYDEPDIASVPGRATTYGAEIARLVDCRAALVEEGLAALTCGAFHIRSAGRAYFNTTPLGRAVTGTLLVRAMLEDDVQIWGDGSTFKGNDIERFYRYGLLANPHLRIYKPWLDADFVSEMGGRREMSEWLLAHDLPYRDSTERAYSTDANIWGATHEAKTLEHLDTGIETVDPIMGVRFWDPAVEIAAETVTIGFGQGRPVTIDGKEFATPVDLVNEANAIGGRHGMGMSDQIENRVIEAKSRGIYEAPGMALLHAAYERLVNAIHNEDTLASYHHEGRRLGRLMYEGRWLDPQALMLRESLQRWVGTAVTGEVTLRLRRGEDYSILDTSGPAFSYHPDKLSMERTEDSAFGPVDRIGQLTMRNLDIADSRAKLEQYAGLGMIGITRHALIGAAQAASTGLVGAVPQGGAEAIASRGEISGDDEMLDRAAMEFGTD
- a CDS encoding class I SAM-dependent methyltransferase, with protein sequence MTSDQREKVHLSGVKETLLFTLGCKALDYRSPESILGDKWSADVLDRIDGYNRLKVRLMSSDASIVVRANRLDTWTRAFLARHPDATVLQLGCGLDSRAFRLDVPDTAPWYDVDFPDVVELRRRLYPRRDNYHLVGSSVTELGWLDEVPVTGRPVLVVAEGLLMYLSGGDVERLLARVTERFAYGEMVFDVLGMPAWMVRLAPYDMWGCPDPHELERINPRLTLLEDAPVAAEYRRIPSPAFRLFTGLANMIPQLRTALWPLRFRFGPPEEEWT